Proteins from a genomic interval of Chroococcidiopsis thermalis PCC 7203:
- a CDS encoding Nramp family divalent metal transporter, which yields MDKVRDPATKYAIYVATAVLVLGFIITLVRNGIQILADATFWLGLYGWLAAGIVIGYLVYLGLRILGWRSSEEAEPNVVDTSGVIYRAIAPTATERGTEAIATRSKISAGELPPWEVADLPAPPPFSFNNAIALIGPGAILLGTSIGSGEWLLGPAVTAQYGGFMLWIATTSIILQVLMNMEFIRYTLYTGEPIYTGFMRTKPGPRFWAIFYSVLAFLQLGWPGWASSAATALTAMFVGDIPGPEHAETIKAFGLFWFLSTVAIVAFGAKIERTMEVVQWFFVGAILLFLIVIALGFTAPETWGRAAMGFLRFGTIPPNVDWLKVGGFAAFAGAGGVLNGTLSNWFRDKGLGMGGVVGYIPALIGGRRMSLTPTGKVFPLTTENKKRWREWWKYAITDQYGVWVLGCFLGMGLPALLTLQFIPPGTRFDNQFAIAVYQAQYLSREDTTSIMWFITLLVGFWILYSTQLGITDVFARMVTDMVWSGSSHIRAWRGGDIRFVYYSILSLFTLWGVFILLSGIKPFFLILLSANIAGLNFVFLGLHALYVNRKFLPAELRSPLWREAIVLLSVVFFGFFFCQALPSIIGQFTQGG from the coding sequence ATGGATAAAGTACGCGACCCAGCTACCAAGTATGCCATATATGTAGCTACGGCAGTCTTGGTACTGGGTTTTATCATTACGCTCGTTCGCAACGGAATACAAATTCTGGCTGATGCCACTTTCTGGTTGGGTTTGTATGGCTGGTTGGCTGCCGGGATCGTTATCGGCTATTTAGTTTATCTGGGATTGCGAATTTTAGGATGGCGCTCTTCGGAGGAGGCGGAGCCAAATGTAGTGGATACCTCAGGGGTTATCTATAGAGCGATCGCTCCAACCGCAACTGAAAGAGGAACTGAGGCAATCGCCACTCGTTCTAAAATCTCGGCGGGCGAACTTCCACCCTGGGAAGTTGCCGATCTCCCTGCACCGCCGCCATTTAGTTTTAATAATGCGATCGCTCTGATTGGACCTGGAGCAATTCTCTTGGGGACTTCGATTGGTAGCGGCGAATGGCTGCTGGGTCCAGCGGTGACGGCTCAGTACGGTGGTTTTATGTTGTGGATTGCCACGACTTCGATTATTCTCCAAGTCCTCATGAACATGGAGTTTATCCGCTACACCCTGTATACGGGCGAACCAATTTATACAGGTTTTATGCGGACTAAACCAGGACCCCGCTTCTGGGCAATTTTTTATTCTGTCCTGGCGTTTTTGCAACTAGGATGGCCTGGGTGGGCTTCTTCGGCGGCTACGGCTCTGACTGCGATGTTTGTCGGCGATATTCCTGGACCGGAACACGCAGAAACGATTAAAGCATTTGGTTTATTCTGGTTCCTATCTACAGTGGCGATCGTTGCTTTTGGAGCCAAAATTGAGCGGACGATGGAAGTCGTGCAATGGTTTTTTGTTGGGGCAATCCTCCTGTTCTTAATTGTCATTGCCCTGGGTTTTACTGCACCCGAGACGTGGGGTCGAGCGGCAATGGGTTTTCTCCGCTTCGGCACGATTCCCCCTAATGTTGATTGGCTGAAAGTGGGAGGCTTTGCGGCTTTTGCTGGTGCGGGAGGAGTCTTAAATGGAACGCTGAGTAACTGGTTTCGCGATAAGGGATTGGGCATGGGAGGCGTAGTGGGATACATTCCGGCACTGATTGGCGGTCGCCGTATGTCTCTGACTCCCACGGGTAAAGTCTTTCCCTTAACCACCGAAAACAAGAAGCGTTGGCGTGAATGGTGGAAGTATGCCATTACCGACCAATATGGTGTGTGGGTGCTGGGATGTTTCTTAGGAATGGGACTGCCAGCCTTGTTGACTTTGCAGTTTATTCCGCCTGGAACTCGCTTTGACAACCAATTTGCGATCGCCGTCTATCAAGCTCAATACCTATCGCGGGAAGATACCACTAGCATTATGTGGTTTATTACTCTGTTGGTAGGCTTTTGGATTCTCTACAGTACCCAACTTGGCATTACTGATGTTTTTGCGCGTATGGTGACAGATATGGTGTGGTCGGGCAGCAGCCACATTCGCGCTTGGCGAGGGGGAGATATTCGTTTTGTTTACTACAGCATCCTCTCTTTGTTTACTCTGTGGGGAGTTTTTATTCTCTTATCAGGGATCAAGCCCTTTTTCTTAATTCTCCTGAGTGCGAACATTGCTGGCTTAAATTTTGTCTTTCTAGGTTTGCACGCTCTCTATGTCAATCGCAAATTTCTCCCTGCCGAATTGCGATCGCCGCTATGGCGAGAGGCGATTGTTTTACTCTCAGTCGTGTTTTTCGGTTTTTTCTTCTGCCAAGCCTTACCGAGTATTATCGGACAGTTTACCCAAGGAGGATAA
- a CDS encoding PstS family phosphate ABC transporter substrate-binding protein gives MNQISSNRRIVCPQCGYDDNPFTANHCLNCNSRLRSQSADGGDRDSLSRRNSIPWSVIPLAGLLLVTLGLFVLWRNSQPPTPPSSQPLTSQADFPREWQLYNSLRDVPDVPEGVFLYGGAMASAALRAKNIQSEITRAHPKFRLLYTDPLNVPPDSGKGIEMTANGEISFSESFRPIQQSEYNIVRSRGYTLKQVPVALGGIAFYSHPGVKLSGISLGQIQEIYSGKITNWRQLGGSNLPIVPVSQDPDAKASTSFLLQGMPSSQRRFGKNVQIVRDTTSAIRKVAAIPGGIGYGAQALVVGQQTVEPLSLAKGRSRNYVPAAAPDGTVNQQALLDGSYPLIRRIFVVYREDGSLDEVAGRAYANLLLSTEGQKLVDRAGYVPIR, from the coding sequence ATGAATCAAATCAGTTCTAATCGTCGGATTGTCTGTCCTCAATGCGGTTACGACGATAACCCTTTTACAGCTAACCACTGTTTGAATTGTAACTCTCGCCTCCGTAGTCAATCTGCTGATGGGGGCGATCGCGATTCTCTATCGAGGCGTAATAGCATTCCTTGGTCAGTCATACCTTTAGCAGGACTGCTATTAGTCACACTAGGGTTATTTGTTCTCTGGCGGAACAGTCAACCGCCAACGCCTCCCTCATCCCAACCACTAACATCTCAAGCTGATTTCCCGAGAGAATGGCAGCTCTATAACTCCTTGCGGGATGTCCCTGATGTTCCTGAAGGAGTTTTCCTCTATGGCGGCGCTATGGCTTCAGCTGCCTTACGTGCCAAGAATATACAAAGTGAAATTACCCGCGCCCATCCAAAATTTCGCCTGCTTTATACCGATCCGCTCAACGTCCCGCCCGACTCTGGCAAGGGCATTGAAATGACGGCTAATGGAGAAATTAGTTTCTCCGAGTCCTTTCGACCCATTCAGCAATCGGAATACAATATAGTGCGATCGCGCGGTTACACCCTCAAACAAGTTCCCGTAGCGCTAGGAGGTATTGCCTTCTACAGCCATCCTGGGGTGAAGTTATCTGGTATATCCTTGGGTCAAATCCAAGAGATTTACAGTGGCAAAATTACGAATTGGCGACAACTGGGAGGATCGAATCTACCAATTGTTCCCGTCAGTCAAGACCCCGATGCGAAAGCGTCTACGAGTTTTCTGTTGCAAGGAATGCCGAGTTCCCAACGGCGGTTTGGTAAAAATGTACAAATTGTCCGCGATACTACTAGTGCAATTCGCAAAGTTGCTGCAATACCGGGAGGCATCGGCTACGGCGCTCAGGCTTTAGTAGTCGGTCAACAGACAGTTGAGCCACTCAGTTTGGCAAAGGGGCGATCGCGTAACTACGTTCCAGCAGCCGCTCCCGATGGTACGGTGAACCAGCAAGCCCTGCTTGACGGTTCCTATCCACTGATTCGCCGGATCTTCGTAGTTTATCGCGAGGATGGCAGTTTAGATGAAGTGGCTGGAAGAGCTTACGCTAACCTGCTGCTATCCACAGAAGGTCAAAAACTCGTCGATCGAGCGGGTTATGTACCGATTCGGTGA
- a CDS encoding substrate-binding domain-containing protein: MKVHQTKIICRVCGYDDNPSNADRCQRCHSTLNRSFPESAKNSQTKNSSAFPWSVIPLIALLLGTGGMYWFYRSHTTATLKDKPSAVVTPTQQPLGKQPPAIASNTADIQTYASMQDVPNVPTGVFNYGGATCFAAMTAHGMHSSIAKVRPNFHLRYTEPPVNVPPGCSTGIGMLLDGELSFAQNGRSVSDAEYRKAKERNFTLQQVPVAIDGIVFFTHRNVPLPGLSVKQLQDIFLGKVTNWKQLGGPNRAIAPISQDPKVHASLKLLLSDRVNNLGRNVKIVRDYTTAMRRVAATPGAISYSSASIAVGQRSIHLLGIARGSSKDYVSPVAGERVNVAALRDGSYPITRRLFIVIRRDRTPDEQAGVAYTNLLLSHEGQQIVEKAGFAAIH; encoded by the coding sequence ATGAAAGTTCATCAAACTAAAATCATTTGCCGTGTCTGTGGTTACGATGATAATCCTAGTAACGCCGATCGCTGTCAGCGTTGCCACTCCACTCTTAACCGCAGTTTTCCCGAGTCCGCTAAAAATTCTCAAACTAAAAACTCGTCTGCTTTTCCCTGGTCGGTCATACCGCTGATTGCGTTATTGTTGGGAACGGGTGGGATGTACTGGTTCTACAGAAGTCATACAACTGCTACTTTGAAAGATAAACCGAGTGCAGTTGTTACGCCCACACAGCAACCGCTAGGAAAACAGCCTCCAGCAATAGCATCCAATACAGCGGATATTCAAACCTATGCGTCGATGCAAGATGTTCCTAACGTTCCTACAGGTGTGTTTAATTATGGCGGCGCAACCTGTTTTGCTGCTATGACTGCCCACGGAATGCACTCTAGTATTGCCAAAGTGCGTCCAAATTTCCATCTACGCTATACCGAACCACCTGTTAACGTTCCGCCGGGTTGTAGTACCGGGATCGGTATGTTGCTTGATGGCGAACTCAGTTTTGCTCAAAATGGTCGCTCCGTGTCAGATGCAGAGTATCGCAAAGCTAAAGAACGTAACTTTACTCTGCAACAAGTGCCAGTGGCAATTGATGGCATTGTATTTTTTACCCACCGCAACGTTCCCTTACCTGGACTGTCGGTGAAACAACTTCAAGATATTTTCTTGGGCAAAGTGACTAACTGGAAACAGCTAGGGGGACCCAATCGAGCGATCGCGCCTATTTCTCAAGACCCCAAGGTTCACGCTTCGCTCAAATTATTGCTGAGCGATCGCGTCAACAATTTGGGTCGTAATGTCAAGATCGTGCGCGACTACACCACAGCCATGCGAAGAGTTGCTGCTACCCCTGGGGCAATCTCTTACAGTTCGGCTTCTATTGCTGTCGGACAGCGATCGATTCATCTGTTGGGCATAGCTAGAGGTAGTTCTAAAGATTACGTCTCCCCTGTTGCAGGCGAGCGCGTCAATGTTGCTGCCTTGCGCGATGGTTCTTATCCCATTACTCGCCGTCTATTTATCGTCATTCGCCGCGACCGCACTCCCGACGAACAAGCAGGAGTTGCTTACACCAACTTGTTACTCTCCCACGAAGGACAGCAAATTGTTGAAAAAGCTGGATTTGCAGCAATTCATTGA
- a CDS encoding sulfite oxidase has product MKENDLLVEKVYQQARADEFIWQKAKTLGMSRKKFLQFMTVGAGIAIGSGLPRLRLEEPALAAGEVVKSVPPELFYDYKGIQQEMRWEAMYDRGYLVPNELFYVRNHTATPKIDQKTWRLRVEGSGVSRPREFTYDELLSLPSVSVIRALECAGNGRSFFESVQGKKADGAPWKLGAIGVAEWTGVPLREVLQLAGVKRTAKDVMPEGLDEKKVRRPMSLAKALEEDTLLVYAMNGQTLPADHGFPIRAFVPGWLGAASIKWVGRIEVSEKPLFSTWNTESYVLIGSDYQPNPPAKGTIITAQNIKSAFELAWDAKMPAGEHLLRGRSWSASGKIAKVEVSLDGGKTWQAARLREPNLDGAWVRWDVDWNARPGKYQLQAKATDTKGNTQPTSVPFNAKGYLYNAVVSHPVTVS; this is encoded by the coding sequence ATGAAGGAAAACGATCTGCTAGTCGAAAAAGTTTACCAGCAAGCTAGAGCCGATGAATTTATCTGGCAGAAAGCGAAAACTTTAGGTATGTCGCGCAAGAAATTCCTGCAATTTATGACTGTCGGTGCGGGAATAGCAATTGGTAGCGGTTTACCACGCTTACGGCTAGAAGAACCCGCTCTGGCTGCTGGGGAGGTAGTTAAATCAGTTCCTCCAGAACTTTTTTACGATTACAAAGGCATTCAACAAGAAATGCGTTGGGAAGCCATGTATGACCGAGGCTATCTCGTTCCCAACGAGCTATTCTACGTCCGCAACCACACGGCTACCCCCAAAATCGACCAGAAGACATGGCGCTTGCGGGTTGAAGGGTCTGGGGTGTCTCGTCCGAGAGAGTTTACTTACGACGAACTACTTTCTCTACCATCAGTCTCGGTGATTCGAGCGCTAGAGTGCGCTGGTAACGGTCGCAGCTTTTTTGAATCCGTCCAGGGAAAAAAAGCCGACGGAGCGCCGTGGAAACTGGGCGCGATCGGTGTAGCAGAATGGACGGGCGTACCTTTGCGGGAAGTTCTGCAACTCGCAGGAGTCAAACGCACCGCAAAAGACGTAATGCCAGAAGGGTTAGACGAAAAGAAAGTTCGTCGTCCGATGTCCCTGGCGAAGGCATTAGAGGAAGATACATTGCTCGTCTATGCGATGAACGGGCAAACTCTACCAGCAGACCACGGTTTCCCCATCCGTGCCTTCGTTCCAGGCTGGCTGGGTGCGGCTAGTATCAAATGGGTAGGGCGGATTGAAGTTTCAGAAAAACCTCTGTTTTCCACATGGAACACGGAAAGTTATGTCTTAATCGGCTCCGACTATCAACCCAATCCCCCTGCTAAAGGCACGATTATCACGGCGCAAAATATCAAAAGTGCTTTCGAGCTGGCTTGGGATGCCAAAATGCCCGCAGGAGAACATTTATTGCGAGGGCGTTCTTGGTCTGCTAGCGGTAAAATTGCCAAAGTTGAGGTCAGCCTTGATGGGGGCAAGACCTGGCAAGCGGCACGACTCCGAGAGCCTAACCTTGATGGAGCTTGGGTGAGATGGGATGTAGATTGGAATGCTCGTCCTGGCAAATATCAGCTTCAGGCAAAGGCTACAGACACTAAAGGCAATACCCAACCAACTTCAGTACCTTTCAATGCTAAAGGCTATTTGTACAATGCGGTTGTCAGCCATCCCGTGACTGTGAGTTGA
- a CDS encoding ArsR/SmtB family transcription factor: MSRPAAGGDIFQAIADPTRRALLDRLRDGEQPVKQLAEPFAMSLPAISQHLQVLCEVGLVTQRREGRQRLYQLNPAPLKQVSEWVSHYEQFWQEKLAALGAYLENNRCSED; encoded by the coding sequence ATGAGTAGACCCGCTGCGGGGGGAGATATTTTTCAGGCGATCGCCGATCCAACGCGACGAGCATTGCTGGATCGGTTGCGTGACGGCGAACAACCAGTAAAACAACTGGCTGAACCTTTTGCCATGTCTTTACCAGCCATTTCTCAGCATTTGCAGGTGTTGTGTGAAGTAGGCTTAGTTACCCAACGGCGGGAAGGACGACAGCGGCTTTATCAATTGAATCCTGCACCTTTAAAACAAGTGTCGGAGTGGGTATCGCATTACGAACAGTTCTGGCAAGAGAAATTAGCTGCTCTCGGTGCATATTTGGAGAATAACCGATGCTCAGAGGATTAA